One genomic segment of Desulfonatronovibrio magnus includes these proteins:
- the ahcY gene encoding adenosylhomocysteinase, whose translation MFLSLDPKLDNKIADPSLADWGLMEMQLSENEMPGLMALQEEYGDEKPLKGLKIMGSLHMTIQTAMLIQTLHKLGADLRWASCNIFSTQDHSAAAVVKAGLAKVFAWKGETLEEYWWCTEQALTWPDGSGPDLIVDDGGDATMMVHYGVKAEKDPSILDEKSDNKEFEIVLERLRHSLKNNPGKWTRIAEKIRGVSEETTTGVHRLYQMEKKGELLFPAINVNDSVTKSKFDNLYGCRESLADGIKRATDVMVAGKVVVICGYGDVGKGCAQSMRGFGARVIVTEIDPICALQAAMEGYEVATMDKAIEEGDIFVTATGCCDVIRGEHMERMKDEAIICNIGHFDSEIEMAYLENNPDCKRLVIKPQVDKWTMKSGRSVIVLAEGRLVNLGCATGHPSFVMSNSFTNQVLAQIDLARNDYEPVVRVLSKKLDEEVARLHLGRLGVSLEKLTPKQAEYLGVPVEGPFKPEHYRY comes from the coding sequence ATGTTTTTGTCTTTGGATCCAAAATTGGATAATAAAATAGCTGACCCTTCCCTGGCTGACTGGGGTTTAATGGAGATGCAGCTTTCAGAAAATGAAATGCCCGGGCTTATGGCCCTTCAAGAAGAGTATGGTGATGAAAAGCCTCTTAAGGGTTTGAAGATCATGGGCAGCCTGCACATGACCATTCAGACTGCCATGCTCATTCAAACTTTGCACAAGCTTGGAGCAGATCTTCGCTGGGCTTCGTGCAATATTTTTTCCACTCAGGATCATTCTGCAGCAGCAGTGGTCAAGGCCGGACTTGCCAAAGTTTTTGCCTGGAAGGGAGAAACTCTGGAGGAATACTGGTGGTGCACTGAACAGGCTCTGACCTGGCCCGATGGTTCCGGACCAGACCTCATTGTTGATGACGGCGGTGATGCTACTATGATGGTTCATTACGGGGTGAAGGCGGAAAAGGATCCTTCGATCCTTGATGAGAAGTCAGATAATAAGGAATTTGAAATTGTACTGGAACGTCTACGCCACAGTCTTAAAAATAATCCCGGCAAATGGACCAGAATAGCTGAGAAAATCAGAGGCGTTTCAGAAGAGACAACAACTGGCGTACACAGGCTTTATCAAATGGAAAAAAAGGGTGAACTTCTTTTTCCGGCCATCAATGTCAACGATTCTGTTACCAAGTCAAAGTTTGACAACCTTTATGGCTGCCGCGAATCTCTTGCAGACGGCATCAAGCGGGCTACTGATGTCATGGTGGCCGGCAAGGTGGTCGTAATCTGCGGCTATGGAGATGTTGGTAAAGGTTGTGCTCAGTCCATGCGCGGCTTTGGGGCAAGGGTGATTGTCACTGAGATTGATCCTATTTGCGCTTTGCAGGCAGCTATGGAAGGATATGAAGTTGCCACCATGGACAAGGCTATTGAGGAGGGAGATATCTTTGTTACTGCTACAGGCTGCTGCGATGTGATTCGGGGCGAGCATATGGAGCGCATGAAGGATGAGGCGATTATATGCAATATTGGACATTTTGATTCAGAAATTGAAATGGCCTACCTTGAAAATAATCCAGACTGCAAACGGCTGGTTATCAAGCCCCAGGTGGATAAGTGGACTATGAAATCAGGTCGCTCTGTGATTGTTCTTGCAGAAGGCAGGCTGGTAAATCTGGGCTGCGCCACAGGCCACCCAAGTTTTGTCATGAGCAACAGTTTTACCAACCAGGTTCTGGCTCAGATAGATCTGGCCCGAAATGATTATGAACCTGTTGTCAGGGTCTTGTCAAAAAAATTAGATGAAGAAGTTGCCCGGCTGCATCTGGGCCGTCTCGGAGTATCTCTGGAAAAGCTGACACCCAAACAGGCCGAATATCTCGGGGTGCCTGTGGAAGGTCCTTTCAAGCCTGAGCATTATCGGTATTAA
- a CDS encoding MauE/DoxX family redox-associated membrane protein — translation MNKKKKQDKGIVLKVLTSPYLALILRLYIGGLFIFASMYKINYGAEFAETIASYQLVPYWSVNFLAITMPWLELICGIMLVVGFRARSATVLIAFMLVLFTIAVLINLLRDSPISCGCFSSSDEPISWMTVIRDITWLLMCVHIYYFDRMLHLENRFMAMLKRL, via the coding sequence ATGAACAAAAAAAAGAAACAGGATAAAGGGATTGTACTAAAAGTGCTGACAAGTCCCTACCTGGCCCTGATTCTGCGTTTGTACATCGGGGGGCTGTTTATTTTTGCCAGCATGTACAAGATAAACTACGGCGCTGAATTTGCCGAAACCATAGCAAGCTACCAGTTAGTTCCCTACTGGTCAGTCAATTTCCTGGCCATAACCATGCCCTGGCTGGAGTTGATATGCGGCATCATGCTCGTAGTAGGCTTCAGGGCCAGGTCTGCTACAGTGCTTATTGCCTTTATGCTGGTTTTGTTCACCATTGCAGTGCTCATCAATCTGCTGCGTGACTCCCCCATCAGTTGTGGATGCTTCAGCAGTTCGGATGAACCCATCAGCTGGATGACGGTTATCAGGGATATCACATGGTTGCTTATGTGCGTGCATATCTATTATTTCGATAGAATGCTGCATCTTGAAAACAGGTTTATGGCAATGTTGAAAAGGCTGTAG
- a CDS encoding rhodanese-like domain-containing protein, giving the protein MVKQNPTIDESSSQSRLEQLERQAYQLRILNEAIRELTLLEDQEEILEKFLLIILGTVGTSRGFAVSMQNYGRTSIFESRGIAASEAQILRECGPQIYGVYFNHLDVLEEVLPKQVRLVTVNEPPQGQDKEVAWPADTRVLVQWTLSSDCYGFVGIGPKITSNDYDTHETDFLLSMTEVLMDCLKMAGSSREVRQLNEDLLQKNMQLNNALSHAQKAQSDLDRQVFHFKALSEMARELSGVFDKKKLLDGFLLMAQGAMSARCGFILLFDVQENRLIISRRGDKAKALDQLDQTRVKQLVLSFYPSPACFSLPDFKVQPLQTSHLAGQALDLPLDMGAVFSLDENYFGLMGFCSKITDEEFSTDEEELLTSLTRNFLLSLENVLSFEIIQKLNLDLGRRNYELSKTIEELRETRDRVNVLQKAGNRISSLIKNELTRLERVNAVDFILIFSLTLVLSLTYNLSSPGGTSPIPKTWTFTSAPEIEADWAALKHQNNAAVFVDARPNEFYSQERIADAVSLPLNLFDFVYLMRFANMDPEKELIVYGRNISRRYDEKVAHELSLRGHKNVRILAGGLNEWKKLNMPVEP; this is encoded by the coding sequence ATGGTTAAACAGAACCCAACAATAGACGAAAGCTCATCTCAGTCAAGGCTGGAACAGCTTGAGAGGCAGGCTTATCAACTGCGCATTCTCAATGAAGCTATACGTGAGTTAACACTTCTCGAAGATCAGGAAGAGATCCTGGAAAAGTTTCTGCTTATCATCTTAGGCACAGTGGGAACATCCCGGGGATTTGCTGTTTCCATGCAGAATTATGGCCGGACATCCATTTTTGAGTCCAGGGGAATTGCAGCCAGCGAAGCTCAGATCTTGCGGGAATGCGGTCCGCAAATTTATGGCGTTTATTTTAATCATCTTGATGTTCTGGAAGAGGTTCTGCCCAAGCAGGTGCGCTTAGTCACTGTTAATGAACCTCCCCAAGGCCAGGACAAAGAAGTTGCCTGGCCTGCAGATACCAGAGTGCTTGTGCAATGGACCCTCAGTTCAGACTGCTATGGCTTTGTGGGAATTGGTCCGAAAATAACCTCCAATGATTACGACACTCACGAGACAGACTTTCTGCTCAGCATGACAGAAGTACTTATGGACTGCCTGAAGATGGCTGGCTCTTCAAGAGAGGTCAGACAGCTTAACGAAGATCTTCTTCAGAAAAACATGCAGCTTAACAACGCCCTGTCCCATGCGCAAAAGGCGCAGTCTGACCTTGATCGACAGGTCTTCCACTTTAAAGCCCTTTCAGAAATGGCTAGAGAACTGAGCGGAGTTTTTGACAAAAAAAAACTTCTGGACGGTTTTTTACTTATGGCTCAGGGAGCAATGAGTGCCAGATGCGGCTTTATTCTGCTCTTTGACGTACAGGAGAACCGGCTGATTATTTCCCGCAGGGGTGATAAGGCCAAGGCTCTGGACCAGCTTGATCAGACCAGGGTCAAACAGCTTGTATTGTCTTTTTATCCGTCTCCGGCATGTTTTTCCCTGCCTGATTTCAAGGTGCAGCCGCTGCAGACAAGTCATCTTGCAGGGCAGGCCCTGGATCTGCCCTTAGATATGGGAGCAGTATTCAGTCTGGATGAAAATTATTTTGGACTGATGGGTTTTTGTTCCAAAATTACAGACGAGGAATTCAGTACTGATGAAGAAGAGCTTTTGACCTCTTTAACCCGAAATTTTCTCTTGTCCTTAGAAAATGTCCTGTCTTTTGAGATAATTCAGAAACTGAACCTCGATTTGGGACGCAGAAATTATGAATTGTCCAAAACCATTGAAGAACTCAGGGAGACCAGAGATAGGGTCAATGTTCTACAAAAAGCCGGCAATAGAATCAGCTCTCTCATCAAGAATGAGCTTACACGTCTGGAACGGGTCAATGCTGTTGATTTTATTCTGATTTTTTCACTGACTCTTGTGCTAAGCCTGACCTACAACCTTTCAAGCCCTGGCGGAACCAGCCCCATACCAAAGACCTGGACTTTTACGTCTGCACCGGAGATTGAAGCTGACTGGGCAGCCTTGAAGCACCAGAACAATGCTGCAGTTTTTGTAGATGCCAGGCCTAATGAGTTTTATTCTCAGGAAAGAATCGCGGATGCTGTCAGTCTGCCCTTGAATCTGTTTGATTTTGTATATCTTATGCGCTTTGCTAATATGGATCCGGAAAAAGAGCTCATAGTGTATGGGCGAAATATAAGTAGAAGATACGATGAAAAAGTTGCTCACGAATTGTCCCTGCGCGGTCACAAGAATGTGCGGATCCTTGCCGGTGGGTTAAATGAGTGGAAAAAGCTGAACATGCCGGTGGAGCCATGA
- a CDS encoding response regulator encodes MRKILVIDDEKPTLSMFQLFLKVYGYTVFTAENGEQGLKIFQKERPAIVITDIKMPGMDGLEVLKQIKAMSPQTEVIIITGHGDVDLTIEAMNLNATDFINKPIQKNALDSALKRAQERISLLESSEQELSWSRDGGVAVVDVQGNINASHEDLFVGVFDEILEQQNMPVLLRFSENTSVSGAGIGILIQVLTRCSDENRKTALTGMSENMEKFFEIVGITRITPVFSTQEEALGYLK; translated from the coding sequence ATGCGCAAAATATTAGTTATCGATGACGAAAAACCCACATTGAGCATGTTTCAGCTTTTTTTAAAAGTGTACGGCTATACTGTATTTACTGCTGAAAATGGAGAGCAGGGGCTGAAAATATTTCAAAAGGAAAGGCCTGCCATTGTTATCACAGATATCAAGATGCCCGGCATGGACGGCCTGGAAGTCCTCAAACAGATCAAGGCCATGAGCCCGCAAACCGAGGTTATTATTATTACAGGACATGGTGATGTGGATCTGACCATTGAAGCCATGAACCTCAATGCCACGGACTTTATCAACAAGCCAATTCAAAAAAACGCCCTTGATTCAGCACTTAAAAGAGCTCAAGAACGAATCAGTCTTCTGGAAAGCAGTGAGCAGGAGCTGTCCTGGTCCCGGGATGGAGGGGTTGCAGTGGTGGATGTGCAGGGTAATATAAATGCCTCGCATGAAGATCTGTTTGTTGGTGTGTTTGATGAAATACTTGAACAGCAAAATATGCCGGTGCTGCTGCGTTTCAGCGAAAACACTTCGGTTAGCGGAGCTGGAATCGGTATCCTGATTCAGGTTCTGACGCGCTGCTCGGATGAAAACCGCAAAACTGCACTGACAGGCATGTCGGAAAATATGGAAAAGTTTTTTGAAATAGTGGGCATAACCAGAATTACTCCGGTTTTCAGCACCCAGGAGGAAGCTCTGGGCTATTTGAAATAA